The following are from one region of the Trichoderma breve strain T069 chromosome 5, whole genome shotgun sequence genome:
- a CDS encoding calcineurin-like phosphoesterase domain-containing protein encodes MLLTSMLLFAPVLAMPTNRLVPEPKQAQLGQDDGLLSKPLSFTRNGTFQISIFEDLHFGENAWDTWGPQQDINSVQVINKVLDRESPGLVVLNGDLITGENGFLENSTVYIDQIVQPFIERRLTWASTYGNHDHSFNISGEGILKREQRWPNARTSNMVPGRDAGVSNYYLPVYAAGCNDLDCTPELLLWFFDSRGGFYFQERHPDGSQVGQPDWVDISVVRWFEQTNQQFVAKFGRNIPSLAFVHIPTEASQALQTEVGRDTVNRNYQPGINDDYPVAQQAQGWCADGRNDGTCSYGGQDIPFMKAIVSTPGLMAVFSGHDHGATWCYKWDRLVPGMTVAGTGVNLCFGQHSGYGGYGNWIRGSRQVSVDLRTLRDNWEAKTWIRLESGDVVGSVSLNATYGNDWYPETPNNQTYCPTCDYSVKTPGPGSFQKKVRPVRRRV; translated from the exons ATGTTGCTTACTTCGATGCTATTATTTGCGCCAGTGTTGGCGATGCCAACGAACAGACTAGTTCCTGAGCCGAAACAGGCTCAGCTTGGTCAAGACGACGGACTTTTATCAAAGCCCCTGAGTTTTACTCGGAATGGGACCTTTCAGATATCCATCTTTGAGGATCTTCATTTTGGCGAGA ATGCTTGGGATACTTGGGGCCCTCAACAGGATATTAACTCGGTGCAAGTCATCAACAAGGTGCTCGATCGAGAGTCTCCTGGACTTGTTGTCCTGAACGGCGACCTCATCACCGGAGAAAATGGGTTCCTGGAAAACAGCACTGTTTATATCGACCAGATTGTCCAGCCCTTTATTGAAAGACGCCTCACATGGGCATCCACATATGGGAATCATGATCACAGTTTCAACATCTCTGGCGAgggcatcttgaagagagagCAGCGTTGGCCAAACGCCCGAACAAGCAACATGGTTCCAGGACGAGATGCCGGTGTGTCCAACTATTATTTGCCGGTTTATGCTGCAGGGTGCAACGATCTGGATTGCACGCCTGAACTATTACTCTGGTTCTTTGACAGCCGCGGCGGATTCTACTTTCAGGAGCGCCATCCGGATGGAAGCCAAGTCGGCCAGCCAGACTGGGTTGATATCAGCGTCGTGAGATGGTTCGAGCAAACGAACCAGCAATTTGTGGCCAAGTTTGGACGAAACATACCGTCGTTGGCGTTTGTTCACATTCCGACTGAGGCATCACAGGCTCTACAGACGGAAGTTGGGCGAGACACTGTGAATCGGAATTACCAGCCTGGTATTAATGACGACTACCCAGTTGctcaacaagcacaaggaTGGTGTGCTGATGGACGCAACGATGGGACATGTTCCTACGGTGGGCAAGATATTCCTTTTATGAAGGCCATCGTTTCGACTCCAGGTCTCATGGCTGTCTTTTCAGGACACGATCATGGCGCTACCTGGTGTTACAAATGGGATCGACTCGTCCCAGGGATGACAGTGGCGGGCACAGGCGTCAACCTCTGCTTCGGACAGCATTCCGGATACGGAGGATATGGCAATTGGATCCGCGGATCTCGACAGGTCAGCGTGGACCTCAGGACTCTCCGTGATAACTGGGAGGCGAAGACGTGGATTAGGCTGGAGAGCGGCGATGTGGTGGGTTCGGTGTCGTTGAATGCGACGTATGGGAACGATTGGTATCCTGAGACTCCAAACAACCAGACATATTGTCCGACTTGCGATTACTCTGTCAAAACACCGGGGCCGGGGTCCTTTCAGAAGAAGGTTCGTCCTGTGCGCCGCCGGGTTTGA
- a CDS encoding WD domain, g-beta repeat domain-containing protein, whose amino-acid sequence MAGYGRPMSFSERRGSLLSEELTLNTNNLLLNRVEKQQRQMRGPPTPSMPTPAADFDQQLTGSAPDPPTPAASPGPAHCQPDWSDAADDEDFFLAKVRHHFQNCSGPQRTRILADLLNLCTSQQLSFVHQFVSPLLKKDPFTSLPDELCLRILSFIDDPKVLARASQVSKRWRDLLSDDMTWKNLCEKHDYGRRLSEVSPSAPIMTTRSSAYAIDMDSEMSSSFPGALPFTSHASSSMSYDSRRPKIRSYKSHFKQRYLVEAAWRSGGTSITRNITQEGGVVTSLHLTPKYIIVALDNAKIHVFDTDGNSQRTLQGHVMGVWAMVPWGDTMVSGGCDRDVRVWDLKTGACLHTLRGHTSTVRCLKMADANTAISGSRDTTLRIWDIRTGLCKNVLVGHQSSVRCLEIKGDIVVSGSYDTFARVWSISEGRCLQTLQGHFSQIYAIAFDGKRVVTGSLDTNVRVWDPKTGECLAILQGHTSLVGQLQMRGDTLVTGGSDGSVRVWSLEKMCPIHRLAAHDNSVTSLQFDDTRVVSGGSDGRVKIWDLKTGHLVRELIAQGEAVWRVAFEEEKCVALALRQGRTVMEVWSFSPPEDVLYDRPFSLQQRVLEDDPDRPMSAMAFDYRGGDVTMAGLSRDDSSQDMHMVDAGPSTAPLQGTFFRDD is encoded by the exons ATGGCTGGCTACGGTAGACCGATGAGCTTTTccgagaggagagggagcctGCTGAGCGAAGAGCTGacgctcaacaccaacaacttGCTATTAAATCGAGTCGAAAAGCAACAGCGCCAGATGAGAGGGCCACCAACACCGAGCATGCCCACGCCGGCCGCCGACTTTGATCAGCAGCTGACGGGATCGGCTCCTGATCCGCCAACCCCAGCCGCGTCTCCAGGACCTGCGCACTGCCAGCCAGATTGGAGCGatgccgccgatgatgaagatttctTCCTCGCCAAAGTTCGACACCACTTTCAGAACTGTTCTGGTCCTCAACGAACGAGGATCTTGGCCGATTTGTTGAATCTCTGTACCAGCCAGCAGCTCAGCTTTGTTCACCAATTTGTCAGCccgttgttgaagaaggaccCATTTACCAGTCTTCCGGATGAGCTATGTTTACGG ATATTGTCATTCATTGATGATCCCAAAGTTCTTGCGCGAGCGTCGCAAGTGTCTAAGAGGTGGCGAGATCTTCTGAGCGACGACATGACGTGGAAGAACCTTTGCGAGAAACACGATTATGGTCGCCGCTTGTCAGAAGTGTCGCCCTCAGCTCCAATCATGACGACGAGATCCTCGGCCTACGCCATCGATATGGATAGCGAAATGTCCAGTAGCTTCCCGGGGGCCCTCCCCTTTACCTCACACGCCTCAAGTTCAATGAGCTATGACAGCAGGAGGCCCAAGATACGCTCCTACAAGTCCCACTTCAAGCAGAGATATCTGGTGGAGGCGGCTTGGCGGTCCGGCGGCACAAGCATCACCCGTAACATTACACAAGAAGGAGGCGTGGTTACGAGTTTGCATCTGACGCCAAAATACATCATTGTCGCTCTCGACAATGCAAAGATTCACGTCTTTGACACGGATGGCAACTCGCAGAGGACTTTGCAGGGCCATGTCATGGGAGTCTGGGCCATGGTACCTTGGGGAGACACTATGGTTAGCGGTGGCTGCGATAGAGACGTGCGCGTTTGGGATTTGAAGACTGG CGCTTGTCTACATACGTTGCGAGGCCATACATCGACTGTTCGATGCCTGAAGATGGCCGATGCTAACACCGCCATCTCCGGTTCTCGAGACACCACTCTGCGTATCTGGGACATACGCACCGGTCTCTGCAAGAACGTCCTGGTTGGACACCAGTCTAGTGTACGGTGCCTAGAGATCAAGGGCGACATTGTAGTATCCGGTAGCTACGATACGTTTGCCAGAGTTTGGAGCATTTCAGAGGGCCGATGCCTGCAAACGCTGCAGGGACATTTTAGTCAGATCTATGCTATTGCGTTTGACGGCAAGAGGGTGGTGACTGGGAGTCTGGATACTAACGTTAGAGTCTGGGACCCCAAAACTGG AGAATGCCTTGCCATTCTTCAGGGCCACACGTCTCTTGTCGGGCAGCTGCAGATGCGAGGTGATACTCTGGTGACTGGAGGCTCTGACGGCTCAGTCAGAGTGTGGTctctggagaagatgtgCCCCATCCATCGCCTTGCTGCCCATGACAACAGCGTCACTAGCTTGCAATTCGACGACACACGCGTTGTCAGCGGAGGAAGCGACGGCAGAGTCAAGATTTGGGATCTCAAGACGGGCCACCTTGTGCGCGAACTGATTGCGCAAGGCGAGGCGGTTTGGCGGGTTGcttttgaagaggaaaagtgtgttgctttggctttgagGCAAGGCCGCACGGTCATGGAG GTCTGGTcattctctcctccagaAGATGTGCTCTACGATCGCCCGTTCTCGCTTCAACAGCGCGTTCTTGAAGATGATCCTGACCGCCCGATGAGTGCTATGGCGTTTGACTACCGAGGTGGTGATGTGACAATGGCGGGCTTGAGCCGAGACGATTCATCTCAAGACATGCACATGGTGGATGCCGGTCCATCAACAGCTCCGCTTCAAGGGACGTTTTTCCGCGATGATTAA